One part of the Dyadobacter sp. 676 genome encodes these proteins:
- a CDS encoding ATP-binding protein, with product MAKVAFSVDAGIINRLGLELVAKSETALAELIKNAYDADANVVSLYFENADSEGGSLTIEDDGAGMDKTQLIKGFMRLATTDKLHNSISKQYNRPKAGRKGIGRFSTQRLGKRLEIITQAENKKTAHKLVINWDDYRTDKEISQVTNELNVVIKGRPKGEGTTLLISDLREKWSDADIRRVYRYVAELIQPDLLKVGAGGTVVTEAKKEGFEVRFFRRNLPTEDWAIVADPQVMLLDRALATFSGYIDSKGYGHCKVESKGFTFEGRKKD from the coding sequence ATGGCAAAAGTTGCGTTTTCCGTTGATGCGGGCATCATTAATCGACTTGGTCTCGAACTTGTTGCTAAATCTGAAACTGCATTGGCAGAACTTATCAAAAATGCATACGATGCAGACGCAAATGTTGTCAGTTTATACTTTGAAAATGCAGATTCGGAGGGAGGTAGTTTGACTATTGAGGACGATGGTGCCGGAATGGACAAAACTCAACTGATAAAAGGCTTTATGAGGCTTGCAACTACAGATAAGCTACATAATTCAATTTCTAAACAGTATAACCGGCCAAAAGCCGGCCGGAAGGGGATTGGTAGATTTTCGACCCAGCGCCTTGGAAAACGTCTTGAAATAATTACCCAAGCTGAGAATAAGAAGACGGCTCACAAGCTTGTCATCAATTGGGATGACTATAGGACCGATAAAGAAATTAGCCAAGTCACGAATGAATTAAATGTAGTAATTAAAGGTAGACCTAAAGGTGAGGGAACGACTTTGCTCATTAGTGATTTGAGAGAGAAATGGAGCGATGCGGACATTCGTCGGGTCTACCGATACGTTGCAGAATTGATTCAGCCAGATCTTCTGAAGGTCGGGGCTGGCGGTACTGTTGTCACTGAAGCAAAAAAAGAGGGTTTTGAAGTAAGATTCTTCCGCAGAAATCTTCCTACCGAGGATTGGGCTATTGTTGCTGACCCTCAGGTTATGTTACTCGATCGAGCGCTCGCTACATTTTCTGGCTATATAGACAGCAAGGGCTATGGGCACTGCAAGGTCGAATCAAAGGGCTTTACCTTCGAAGGAAGAAAAAAAGACTGA
- a CDS encoding DndE family protein, with product MLINIRTSESNKPVVQELSRKVFPGASENYISRVAFAYSISRGAHFDPSNKEHLLDSRGKEYKDDILFGNYRDYYIAIICQHYQLHKTDPSIAKYIKMHIDHGLKLMNKLFEENKNYSGLDFLLEHIEKGIEALDETTQDNDAILLDEQTRRNRISNKRYFANSMKIKVGSTFNGEDIYFKMNDISIHNNAHVAVAGNSGVGKTYFANSYLQQVVSESTGLVNFIYLDFKGLKKEDEKALQPFFEKTKATYIDAPQKPFPINPLAFIDIVNEKNRLMGINKFVDIISNYSNIGKVQQQTLKEATRLAFQNSKKGTYPSLLEIYKNVLAVDDKPSTLTQILQDLSEMELFQTTVDLKDSFLNKNIYVSLSGDLPNNVRFTSVFLIINYIYNTFMNMDNAPIEGNFQGMRYILLIDEAHVIFKEKKSQDLLEKILREIRSKGVSVMLLSQGIEEFNQPTFDFSSMCETAFLFDIKDKINLRLMQKFLGVGDKDLNRLKQSMENIQRYQLVSNLKEYKVAELFKA from the coding sequence ATGTTAATTAACATACGGACTTCAGAATCCAACAAGCCGGTCGTTCAGGAACTTTCTAGAAAAGTATTTCCTGGTGCTTCAGAAAATTACATATCGAGGGTTGCCTTTGCATACTCAATATCTCGCGGTGCGCATTTCGACCCAAGCAACAAAGAACATTTGCTAGATAGTCGTGGGAAAGAATACAAGGACGATATTCTATTTGGAAATTACAGAGACTATTACATTGCGATAATATGCCAACATTATCAACTCCACAAAACTGATCCAAGTATTGCAAAATATATAAAAATGCATATTGATCATGGATTGAAGTTGATGAACAAGTTATTTGAAGAAAATAAAAATTATTCAGGACTAGACTTTTTGCTGGAACATATTGAGAAGGGAATTGAAGCCTTAGATGAAACCACACAAGATAACGACGCCATCCTTTTAGATGAGCAAACCAGAAGGAATCGGATCTCCAATAAAAGGTACTTTGCAAATTCAATGAAAATTAAGGTTGGGAGCACGTTCAACGGAGAAGATATTTATTTTAAGATGAACGACATCAGTATCCACAATAATGCTCATGTAGCCGTTGCCGGCAATTCAGGTGTTGGGAAAACCTACTTCGCGAATTCATATTTGCAGCAGGTCGTTAGTGAATCAACCGGCCTCGTAAACTTCATCTATTTAGACTTCAAGGGGCTTAAAAAAGAAGACGAAAAGGCGCTACAACCTTTCTTTGAAAAGACCAAGGCCACGTATATCGATGCGCCACAAAAGCCATTTCCGATAAATCCATTAGCTTTTATTGATATTGTCAATGAAAAAAATCGCCTAATGGGAATAAATAAATTCGTTGACATAATTTCCAATTATAGCAACATTGGAAAAGTTCAACAGCAAACGTTGAAAGAAGCAACGAGACTAGCATTTCAGAACTCAAAAAAAGGGACGTATCCATCACTTCTGGAAATATATAAGAATGTTCTGGCCGTTGATGATAAACCGAGCACATTGACTCAGATCCTTCAAGATTTAAGTGAAATGGAGCTTTTCCAAACTACTGTAGACTTAAAGGACAGCTTCCTTAATAAGAACATCTATGTAAGCCTATCCGGCGACTTGCCGAACAATGTGCGCTTTACATCAGTCTTCCTCATCATCAATTACATTTATAACACGTTCATGAATATGGATAATGCACCGATTGAAGGAAACTTCCAAGGAATGCGTTATATTTTACTCATCGATGAGGCACATGTAATATTTAAGGAGAAGAAAAGCCAAGACCTTCTCGAAAAAATACTTCGGGAAATTCGTAGTAAGGGCGTTTCTGTAATGTTGCTTTCCCAGGGTATTGAAGAGTTCAATCAGCCCACCTTTGACTTCAGTAGTATGTGTGAAACGGCTTTCTTATTCGATATTAAAGACAAAATTAACCTAAGGCTAATGCAGAAATTTCTGGGTGTCGGTGACAAGGATCTTAACAGGTTAAAACAAAGTATGGAGAACATTCAACGATATCAACTTGTGAGTAACCTTAAAGAATATAAGGTGGCCGAACTATTTAAAGCATAA
- a CDS encoding HAMP domain-containing sensor histidine kinase, with the protein MDSPLGKLLTKSQIAFKAYYFIGGDRTIYYGITRSELGVISDYLEKNGGIKLYRNGFRVPKYGDQENDWLSIEKNSRIGKGIPFSNKNLVGFVQLTDPKGEVFEESAGREGLIEKEAFTQLQQFISKALQDAFLRFISWFRKSDEYKASNPDKKPAPTASSVKKNVANLKDAAETLRNPDATEEQKAEASIKLEVATKIFISASNAAISELEMMRVLAGTGLTIAEFIHEVKQIVPSTKNYIEDTLAKKPDTEISENLRNIKSILSSLEAYTSYFDETISKNVLRDLQPIDLRIAVKSFMEVTAWDFRRRKIDIQLGLTGKDLISTPMHPSEWNTILQNLYSNAKKAIIKAGVGRGRILISARKDISSGNIIFEFQDNGSGIKEKDKSRIFDAFFTTATNRNDELGTGTGLGLHILQQMIVNRGGAITVELPEAGFKTNIRITLPLANTTELKKYGY; encoded by the coding sequence ATGGACAGCCCATTAGGCAAGTTACTGACCAAATCTCAGATAGCTTTTAAAGCCTATTATTTCATCGGTGGTGACCGAACTATTTACTATGGAATAACTAGATCCGAACTTGGTGTGATTTCTGACTATCTTGAAAAAAATGGCGGTATTAAATTATATAGGAACGGGTTCCGAGTACCGAAGTATGGCGATCAAGAAAATGACTGGTTAAGTATCGAAAAAAATTCACGTATTGGGAAAGGGATTCCGTTCAGCAACAAAAACCTGGTGGGATTCGTACAATTGACCGACCCCAAGGGGGAGGTTTTTGAGGAATCTGCTGGTCGTGAAGGCTTAATTGAAAAAGAGGCATTTACTCAGCTGCAGCAATTCATATCTAAAGCACTGCAAGATGCTTTCCTTCGATTTATCTCTTGGTTTCGGAAATCCGATGAATACAAAGCATCGAATCCAGATAAGAAACCGGCTCCGACTGCATCCTCCGTAAAAAAGAATGTTGCAAATCTGAAAGATGCCGCTGAAACTCTCCGCAATCCTGATGCTACAGAGGAACAAAAGGCTGAAGCGTCTATTAAGCTGGAAGTCGCTACAAAAATCTTTATTTCGGCCTCGAACGCAGCAATTAGCGAATTAGAGATGATGCGCGTTCTTGCGGGAACCGGGCTGACTATTGCCGAATTTATACACGAGGTTAAACAGATTGTTCCCTCAACGAAAAATTACATAGAAGACACCCTTGCTAAAAAGCCAGATACGGAAATTTCGGAGAATCTTCGAAATATAAAGTCAATCCTATCTTCTCTTGAGGCTTATACATCCTATTTTGATGAAACTATTTCAAAAAATGTTTTACGAGATTTACAACCAATCGATCTTCGCATAGCAGTTAAATCTTTCATGGAGGTCACGGCTTGGGATTTCAGACGACGAAAAATTGATATACAGCTTGGTTTAACTGGCAAAGACCTGATCTCAACTCCAATGCATCCTTCAGAATGGAATACGATTCTACAAAATCTCTACAGCAACGCTAAAAAGGCAATCATTAAAGCGGGAGTAGGGCGAGGGAGAATTCTTATTTCGGCACGGAAAGACATCTCGTCTGGAAATATTATTTTTGAGTTTCAAGACAACGGTTCTGGTATCAAAGAGAAAGATAAGTCAAGAATATTTGACGCTTTTTTCACTACTGCAACAAACAGAAATGATGAACTTGGCACTGGTACTGGTCTTGGACTGCACATTCTTCAACAAATGATCGTAAATCGAGGGGGCGCTATTACTGTTGAGTTGCCAGAAGCAGGCTTCAAGACAAACATCCGTATAACGCTTCCTCTTGCAAATACTACTGAACTTAAAAAGTATGGCTATTAA
- a CDS encoding SOS response-associated peptidase family protein, whose product MCYDISLHSDIELTREVFPKVKDQRVSLESPNQEHVLSFGFPEFPIISRQGADLILSNMEWSVDPTYEKDPVMRKKKRIKMADMQSERVLGDTRSYWYRLRKNRCLIPVSGTYEHRAITGWANKVPYYIWAKDRAIQFLPGLYQLYESIGPNGEKIQLGSFGMLTRTANEVMANIHNDGEFKHRMPLFLTPELEQFWLSEHFTDADMKAVFDYQLPSEMLAYHPVFSVRGKKPRPDGKHKYEPWHYDDLPPLGNDEPRQPQLSIF is encoded by the coding sequence ATGTGTTACGACATCTCACTACACAGCGACATTGAGCTGACTCGGGAAGTGTTCCCAAAAGTCAAGGATCAGCGTGTCAGCCTGGAATCCCCAAATCAGGAACACGTCCTTTCTTTCGGTTTTCCGGAATTTCCGATTATTTCCCGGCAAGGAGCCGACTTGATTCTTTCGAACATGGAGTGGTCGGTCGATCCGACCTACGAGAAAGACCCTGTAATGCGCAAGAAAAAGAGGATCAAAATGGCTGACATGCAATCCGAGCGCGTGCTCGGCGATACACGTTCATACTGGTACCGTTTGCGCAAAAACAGGTGCCTGATTCCGGTGAGTGGCACTTACGAGCATCGGGCGATTACCGGCTGGGCCAATAAGGTCCCGTATTACATTTGGGCAAAAGATCGCGCAATACAATTTTTGCCTGGCTTGTACCAGCTCTATGAGAGCATTGGTCCAAATGGTGAAAAAATACAACTGGGCAGCTTTGGAATGCTGACGCGCACAGCCAATGAAGTGATGGCCAATATTCATAATGACGGGGAGTTTAAGCACCGGATGCCACTGTTCCTGACGCCGGAATTGGAGCAATTCTGGCTGTCTGAACATTTCACGGATGCTGACATGAAGGCAGTTTTTGATTATCAGCTACCATCTGAAATGCTTGCTTATCATCCGGTTTTCAGCGTGAGAGGTAAAAAGCCGCGACCCGATGGGAAACATAAGTATGAGCCGTGGCATTATGACGACCTCCCGCCTTTGGGGAATGATGAGCCAAGGCAACCGCAGTTGTCAATTTTCTAG
- a CDS encoding AAA family ATPase → MTIKDITLNNFRIYKGENLIDLSSEGKRNIYIVSGRNGFGKTTFLMSLVWCMYGRNMQEVDDLYKKEIEDQGGYSKYITGSLNRLAKTEGEHSFSVSILFENINIPQLGPCKEILIKRQYNTLTGSEDLDVLIDGYQSELAKEVGQEIFIREFIMPIEIAKFFFFDAEKIVNLAEVTTNEQRKKLSRAYSEVLGIKKYEDIRGNLENLQLKLRQESASAAEKGQLEKIKAEVHSFEEQIKENEGKIVDLRELRNEKNKESRDIQEKLIREGSLITVEELQKLRQLEEELNKRQSDLQTELKDSYDIIPFAIVGETFLDVSKQLENEANFKAAQYKEENVRGVTNKILTDLLNTPKPSDLPIDHRVHGFYADSFEKLIRKHFFADTPALPDEFRVLHEFSDSKKERALCTAKQH, encoded by the coding sequence ATGACGATAAAAGATATTACACTGAATAATTTCCGCATCTATAAGGGCGAGAATTTGATCGACCTCAGCTCAGAGGGAAAGAGAAACATATACATAGTGAGCGGCAGGAATGGATTCGGAAAAACCACGTTCTTAATGTCGTTAGTATGGTGTATGTATGGTCGAAATATGCAGGAAGTAGATGATCTTTATAAAAAAGAAATCGAAGATCAAGGAGGATACAGTAAGTACATTACAGGCTCATTGAATAGGCTGGCCAAAACCGAAGGAGAGCATAGCTTCTCGGTTTCAATCCTTTTCGAAAACATAAATATTCCTCAGCTTGGCCCTTGCAAGGAAATTCTTATAAAAAGGCAATATAACACACTCACCGGTAGTGAGGATTTAGACGTTTTGATTGACGGCTACCAAAGTGAGTTGGCAAAGGAAGTCGGCCAAGAGATTTTTATCCGGGAATTTATTATGCCAATTGAAATCGCGAAATTTTTCTTTTTTGATGCAGAAAAAATCGTGAATCTAGCCGAAGTCACAACTAACGAGCAAAGAAAGAAATTAAGCCGCGCATATTCGGAAGTTCTAGGGATAAAAAAGTACGAGGACATAAGAGGAAATCTGGAAAACCTACAATTGAAACTCCGCCAAGAGTCAGCAAGCGCGGCTGAAAAGGGACAATTAGAAAAAATAAAAGCGGAAGTCCATTCATTCGAAGAGCAGATTAAGGAGAACGAGGGTAAAATCGTTGACCTAAGAGAATTGCGTAACGAAAAAAACAAGGAGTCCCGAGATATCCAGGAAAAGTTAATAAGAGAAGGTAGCCTAATCACGGTAGAAGAGTTACAAAAACTTAGGCAACTCGAAGAAGAACTAAATAAGCGGCAGTCGGATTTACAGACTGAGTTGAAGGATTCATACGATATCATTCCTTTTGCCATCGTTGGTGAGACTTTCCTCGACGTCAGCAAACAACTCGAAAATGAAGCGAATTTTAAAGCGGCGCAATACAAAGAAGAAAATGTGCGGGGGGTGACAAATAAGATCTTAACAGATTTATTGAACACTCCGAAGCCCTCTGATTTGCCAATCGATCACAGGGTTCACGGCTTCTATGCAGATTCGTTTGAGAAATTAATCAGAAAACATTTCTTTGCCGACACGCCTGCCCTACCGGACGAGTTTAGGGTATTGCATGAATTTTCCGATTCAAAAAAAGAACGAGCTCTCTGCACTGCTAAGCAACATTAA
- a CDS encoding OB-fold nucleic acid binding domain-containing protein has protein sequence MVDGMTGRGYTEEYARRIFKQLEGFGSYGFPESHAASFALLVYVSCWLKYYYPDVFCAALLNSQPMGFYQPAQIVGDARNHGVVVRPVDVNLSYWDNTLEEQDGKYRAVRLGFRQIKGIRQEDMELLVSGRVTPYKAIHHIRDAGVSQAALERLADADAFRSMGMDRRKAMWEATALSDRPMGIFTGHQSASDFEEPVSLPKLSLSEHVVQDYASIALSLKAHPVSFVRQQLTANFVTCNSDLSKFKDGMIIRVAGLVLVRQRPGTAGGVCFITIEDETGVANLVVFKSLFEKFRSEILTSRLLMVEGKLQIEGEVIHVVAKRCFNMSALLRGLNVSNDEDPDVSTLSRADERDEYASQAVNKKTQVRKKAVQLEIFPSGRNFR, from the coding sequence TTGGTTGACGGCATGACCGGTCGCGGTTATACGGAAGAGTACGCAAGGCGTATTTTTAAGCAACTAGAAGGCTTTGGCAGTTACGGCTTCCCGGAAAGCCATGCGGCCAGCTTCGCCTTACTGGTCTATGTTTCCTGTTGGCTCAAATACTATTACCCGGATGTGTTTTGCGCTGCTCTGCTCAACAGCCAGCCCATGGGATTTTATCAGCCGGCGCAGATAGTTGGCGATGCGCGAAACCACGGGGTTGTTGTTCGCCCGGTAGATGTAAACCTTTCCTATTGGGACAACACCCTTGAAGAGCAGGATGGCAAATACCGCGCAGTGCGCCTGGGATTTCGCCAAATAAAAGGTATCCGTCAGGAGGACATGGAACTGCTGGTGAGTGGAAGAGTAACACCTTATAAAGCCATTCATCACATAAGGGATGCCGGTGTGTCGCAGGCGGCATTGGAAAGACTCGCGGATGCCGACGCCTTTCGCTCAATGGGCATGGATCGCAGGAAAGCTATGTGGGAAGCCACCGCACTTTCTGATCGTCCGATGGGCATATTTACCGGCCATCAATCAGCAAGCGATTTCGAAGAGCCTGTTTCGCTTCCCAAATTGTCTTTGTCAGAGCACGTCGTTCAGGACTACGCTTCTATTGCTCTGTCGCTTAAGGCACATCCCGTGAGCTTTGTCCGCCAGCAGCTTACCGCAAACTTTGTCACTTGCAACAGCGATCTTTCTAAGTTTAAGGATGGTATGATCATCAGAGTGGCTGGTCTTGTCCTGGTACGCCAAAGGCCGGGCACCGCAGGTGGCGTATGCTTCATTACAATCGAGGACGAAACAGGCGTTGCGAACTTGGTTGTCTTTAAAAGCCTGTTTGAAAAGTTTCGATCGGAAATCCTGACATCCCGCCTTTTAATGGTTGAGGGAAAGTTGCAGATCGAAGGTGAAGTCATTCACGTCGTGGCTAAGCGATGCTTTAATATGTCGGCCCTGCTACGTGGATTAAATGTAAGTAATGACGAAGACCCGGATGTGTCGACCCTGTCACGAGCAGACGAAAGGGACGAATACGCCAGCCAGGCAGTCAATAAAAAAACACAGGTTCGCAAAAAAGCCGTCCAGCTTGAAATCTTTCCCTCTGGGCGGAATTTCAGGTAG
- the dndC gene encoding DNA phosphorothioation system sulfurtransferase DndC, with amino-acid sequence MALNIQHLEHEIIDQYLYDTHPSRPWIVGFSGGKDSTMLLQVVWNALRKIDPILLTRQVYVVCNDTLVENPKIVKFINKTLKKIQKAAVDQQIPIVVEETIPKLDDTFWVRLIGLGYPAPNRFYRWCTERLKINPTTRLITEKIAENGEVILLLGTRSAESSSRAASIKKFEVTGQRLRKHQLPNAYVYAAIKDVTTNELWQYLNQVPPPWGGTHKELVTLYRNANAGDCPLVIDDSTPSCGNSRFGCWVCTVVNKDRSMEGLIENGEEWMQPLSTIRNFLVETRDNPEKWREKKRRDGTEKEGIWGPYRFDTRVEILKRVLKAQKSLEETEGVELITHQELVLIQFHWYRDLFFKTKVSDIYNKIYKTHLDMSKHDEKFREEEELLRKSCKQEPSDVELIQDLLALQKTKTLMMRKRGLLDDIENRLDQFIKDSQERNI; translated from the coding sequence ATGGCATTAAACATACAGCATCTTGAACATGAAATAATTGACCAATATCTATATGACACGCATCCTTCTAGGCCTTGGATCGTTGGTTTTAGCGGCGGAAAGGATAGCACAATGCTCTTGCAGGTCGTATGGAATGCTCTGCGGAAAATTGATCCAATATTGCTGACTAGGCAGGTGTATGTTGTGTGTAACGATACCTTGGTTGAAAATCCGAAAATTGTTAAGTTCATTAACAAAACACTGAAAAAAATCCAAAAGGCGGCTGTGGATCAACAAATTCCAATTGTTGTAGAAGAAACAATCCCAAAGCTAGATGACACATTCTGGGTGAGGCTCATCGGACTTGGTTACCCGGCGCCTAACAGGTTTTACCGATGGTGCACGGAAAGACTTAAAATTAACCCAACTACTCGTCTAATAACAGAAAAAATCGCTGAAAACGGGGAGGTGATTCTCTTGCTAGGTACAAGGAGCGCAGAGAGTTCCAGCAGGGCAGCATCTATAAAGAAATTCGAGGTAACCGGCCAGCGGTTAAGAAAACACCAATTGCCCAACGCATATGTCTATGCTGCTATCAAAGATGTTACGACAAATGAGTTATGGCAATATTTAAATCAAGTACCGCCACCATGGGGCGGAACGCACAAAGAACTTGTAACACTTTATAGGAATGCGAACGCCGGGGACTGTCCACTTGTAATTGACGATAGTACTCCGAGCTGCGGAAACAGCAGATTCGGTTGCTGGGTATGCACTGTGGTGAACAAAGACAGATCCATGGAAGGATTGATTGAAAACGGCGAAGAATGGATGCAACCCTTGTCTACAATTCGAAATTTTCTAGTCGAAACAAGAGATAATCCGGAAAAATGGAGAGAAAAAAAACGACGGGACGGTACGGAGAAAGAGGGAATCTGGGGGCCTTATAGGTTTGACACAAGAGTAGAGATATTAAAAAGGGTTCTCAAGGCTCAAAAGAGTCTAGAGGAAACGGAAGGAGTCGAACTTATTACACATCAAGAACTGGTGCTAATTCAGTTTCATTGGTACCGAGACCTTTTCTTTAAAACAAAGGTCTCCGACATATATAACAAGATCTACAAAACACATCTGGACATGAGCAAACATGATGAGAAGTTCCGAGAGGAAGAAGAACTCTTGCGCAAGTCATGCAAACAAGAACCAAGTGACGTGGAACTAATTCAAGACCTACTAGCCCTTCAGAAGACGAAAACGCTGATGATGCGAAAAAGAGGCCTATTAGACGATATCGAAAATCGGCTTGACCAGTTCATTAAGGATTCACAAGAAAGAAATATTTAA
- the dnaE gene encoding DNA polymerase III subunit alpha, producing the protein MRYTELQVTTNFSFLRGGSHPEELVEQAGLLGYDKIAITDRNTLAGIVRAHAAARDTKLQIIPAARLDLMDGPSLLAYPTDKEAYTRLSALLSKGNLRTEKGKCELYRRDVYEHAQGMKFVAVSPDCLSSGYKFEPGFETALKDYRSELGQDLYLSACRSYLGTDHKKLFRISELCEKLGIPMIATNDVYYHHPERRQLQDVVTCIREKCTIYDAGFRLHQNAERYLKDQAEMLRLFRNYPDAIRRTQEIAEACTFSLDSLKYVYPEEITSEGRTPLEELTFLAWKGARDFYGEPLPEKVVNAINHELRFVEEMDYSAYFLTVYDIVRFARERGILCQGRGSAANSTVCFCLGITSVDPTKFDLLFERFISSARNEPPDIDVDFEHERREEVIQYIYEKYGRDRSAIVATVTQLHQKGAIRDVAKVMGMSVDAINKLSSSIWEFTDEWFEGKRISDQGFNADDPHLIKTLDLTRQFMGFPRQLGQHTGGFVITQGKITDLCPILNARMPGRTNIEWNKDDIDALGFLKIDVLALGMLTCIRKAFDLAKLHYGLNLTLANIPQDDPAVYEMIGHADTIGVFQIESRAQQSMLPRLKPKDFYDLVIEVAIVRPGPIQGDMVHPYLRRRNGEEPVEFPSKELEDILGRTLGVPLFQEQAMKIAIVAAGFTPTEADKLRRSMATFKLSGMVTQFEKNWLTA; encoded by the coding sequence ATGAGATACACTGAACTACAAGTGACCACCAATTTTAGCTTTCTTAGGGGCGGCTCGCATCCTGAGGAACTGGTCGAGCAGGCTGGTCTGTTGGGTTACGATAAAATTGCTATAACAGACCGCAACACACTCGCTGGAATCGTTCGGGCACATGCTGCCGCCCGTGACACCAAATTACAGATCATCCCGGCGGCTCGCCTGGACCTGATGGACGGCCCCAGTTTACTGGCATATCCGACAGATAAAGAAGCCTATACTCGCTTGTCAGCCCTGCTCTCCAAAGGGAACCTGAGGACGGAGAAAGGAAAATGTGAGTTGTACAGGCGTGATGTTTATGAGCATGCCCAGGGTATGAAATTCGTTGCAGTTTCACCGGATTGCCTCTCGTCAGGCTATAAATTTGAACCGGGATTTGAGACTGCGCTGAAGGATTATCGCTCCGAACTCGGCCAGGACCTGTACCTTTCAGCGTGCCGCTCGTACCTGGGAACCGATCACAAAAAGCTGTTCAGGATCTCAGAGCTATGTGAAAAGCTTGGCATCCCCATGATCGCAACTAATGATGTCTACTACCATCACCCCGAGCGCCGCCAGCTGCAGGATGTTGTGACGTGCATCCGCGAAAAGTGCACGATATACGATGCAGGCTTCCGCCTTCATCAAAATGCTGAGCGCTATCTAAAAGACCAGGCGGAGATGCTACGCTTATTCCGTAATTACCCGGACGCGATCCGGCGTACGCAGGAAATAGCCGAAGCATGCACTTTTTCCTTGGATAGCCTGAAATATGTCTACCCGGAAGAGATTACGAGCGAAGGCCGCACGCCGCTGGAAGAACTTACCTTTTTGGCCTGGAAAGGAGCACGCGACTTCTATGGCGAGCCGTTACCTGAAAAGGTGGTAAACGCCATCAACCATGAATTACGGTTTGTCGAGGAAATGGACTATTCAGCGTATTTTCTAACAGTATATGATATTGTCCGTTTCGCCCGCGAGCGCGGCATCCTTTGCCAGGGACGCGGATCGGCCGCGAATTCCACCGTATGCTTCTGTCTGGGAATTACTAGTGTCGATCCAACGAAGTTCGATTTGCTCTTTGAGCGGTTTATATCTTCGGCTCGAAATGAACCACCGGACATAGACGTGGATTTTGAGCATGAGCGGCGCGAGGAAGTCATTCAATACATCTATGAGAAGTATGGTCGCGACCGCTCGGCTATTGTGGCTACTGTTACGCAGCTACACCAGAAAGGAGCCATCCGCGACGTCGCAAAGGTAATGGGGATGTCAGTGGATGCTATTAACAAGCTTTCCAGCTCCATTTGGGAGTTTACCGATGAATGGTTTGAGGGTAAGCGGATTTCAGATCAGGGTTTTAATGCAGACGATCCTCATTTAATTAAAACTCTTGATTTAACCCGTCAGTTCATGGGCTTTCCTCGGCAGCTTGGCCAGCATACAGGTGGCTTTGTGATCACCCAAGGAAAGATTACGGACCTTTGCCCGATCCTGAATGCCCGAATGCCGGGCCGCACAAACATCGAATGGAACAAAGATGACATTGATGCGCTTGGCTTTCTCAAAATTGATGTGCTTGCCCTGGGTATGCTCACCTGTATCCGCAAAGCGTTCGACCTTGCTAAGTTGCATTACGGGCTCAATCTCACGCTGGCCAATATCCCGCAGGACGACCCGGCAGTCTATGAAATGATCGGCCATGCCGACACTATCGGCGTGTTCCAGATTGAGAGCCGTGCACAACAATCAATGCTACCACGGCTAAAGCCAAAGGACTTTTATGACCTGGTCATAGAAGTAGCGATCGTGCGGCCTGGACCGATCCAGGGTGATATGGTGCATCCCTATTTGCGACGCCGGAACGGCGAGGAGCCTGTCGAATTTCCTTCCAAGGAGCTGGAAGACATTTTGGGAAGGACGCTTGGGGTACCACTGTTTCAAGAACAGGCAATGAAAATTGCGATTGTAGCCGCAGGTTTTACTCCTACAGAGGCAGACAAGTTGCGCCGCAGCATGGCAACTTTCAAACTTAGCGGTATGGTCACCCAATTTGAAAAAAATTGGTTGACGGCATGA